In Flavobacterium enshiense, the genomic stretch AATTTCCGGATTCCCCAAACGAAGCGAGAGTATTTACGACACGTTTGGTGTAGGTCATTCTTCCACTTCGATTTCCGCAGCATTGGGAATGGCTTTGGCCTCGAATTTAAAAGGCGAAACCGAAAAACAACATATTGCAGTCATCGGCGATGCTTCCATCGCATCGGGAATGGCGTTCGAAGGACTCAACCATGCTGGTGTAACCGATGCCAACTTATTGGTTATCCTGAACGACAACGCCATTGGAATAGATCCGAGTGTTGGTGCTTTAAAAGATTATCTCACTTCGGTTAAAGAGGGAAAAAATCCAAAAGCTAACAACATCATTAAGTCGCTGAATTTTGACTATTCCGGTCCAATCGACGGTCACGATTTTAACGCGCTTTTGAAAGAATTGAACCGGTTAAAACATAAAAAAGGACCTAAGTTCCTGCATATCATCACCACCAAAGGCAAGGGAATGCAATTGGCTGAAGAAGATCAGGTCAAATACCATGCTCCAGGCAAATTCAACAAGGAAACAGGAGAAATTCTGCCGAAATCAGAAGATAACCTACCTCCCAAATTTCAGGATGTGTTCGGACATACTTTAGTGGAATTAGCACAACAAAACGAAAAAATAATCGGAATCACACCCGCCATGCCAACGGGTTCCTCGATGAAATTCATGATGGATGCTTTCCCTGACCGCGCCATTGACGTTGGGATAGCGGAACAACACGCAGTGACCTTAGCAGCCGGTATGGCTACGCAGGGCATGATCGTCTTTTGCAACATCTACTCTACTTTCATGCAACGAGCCTACGATCAATTGATACACGATGTTGCACTGCAAAATTTACCGGTAATTTTCTGTTTGGACCGTGCCGGATTAGTTGGAGAAGACGGTGCCACCCACCATGGCGCGTACGATACAGCCTATCTGAATTGCATCCCGAACATGATACTTTCTGTCCCAAAAGACGAATTGGAGTTACGCAACATTATGTACACTGCCCAACTCGGTCTGGAACATCCGATTGCCATTCGTTATCCGCGCGGCAGAGGCATTATTTTGGACTGGAAACAACCATTTGAGAAAGTCGAAATCGGAAAGGCAAAACAACTTCGAAAAGGATCTGATACAGCAATACTTTCAACCGGCTTTGTAGGCAACAATGTCGCCGCAGCACTAGAAAACACTAAAAACAGCGAATTATACTCTCATTACCACTTCCCTTTTGTAAAGCCGTTGGATAACGAAACATTAAAGACAATCTGCGAAACACATAAACATATAATTACAGTCGAGGAAGGAACTGTCATCGGCGGTTTTGGAAGTATGGTTGCTTCTTTCTGCACGGAGAACAATTATTCAATATCTGTAAAAAAATTGGGAATTCCTGATATTTTTATAGAACAAGGCACCATTTTAGAACAACAACAAATTTGCGGCATAGACGTTAATAGTTTGGAAACGATTTTCTCAAGTCGTTGAAAATGTTCATTTTTGCACCAAATTTAACCTACCTGTTGCCATGAATACCTTGAAAACCTATCTATTAGGATTAATCTGCATTGTAGCATTTCAACAAAGTTTCGCCCAAAATGTTATCCGAACAGCAGTTCCGGATACTATTAAACGATGGGAATCAAAAAACGACTTAGGCCTTGATTTAACTCAGATTGCGTTTGTAAATTGGAGTGCCGGTGGAGAAAATGCAATTTCCGGAATTCTAAAAGGTGCATTTATCCGAAAGTACAAAAAAGGCCGTTTCATATGGCATAACGAACTTATTGCCCGTTATGGTTTAAACAAACAAGACGGAATAGAAGCGAGAAAAACAGACGACGTGATTCAGTTTAACTCTACAGCCGGATTTAAGACAGACTCGATCTCGAATTGGTATTATTCTGCTAAATTTAATTTTAACACCCAATTTACGAACGGTTATGCTTATCCAAATACCGATTTAGCCATTTCAAAACCTTTTGCCCCGGCCTATATATTTTTGGGACTAGGAACCGAATACTTTAAAAAAGAAGGCGAAAACGGCCTTAGGATCTATATTTCGCCTTTAACCTTCAAAACTACCTTAGTTTTAGACGATCGCTTAGCAGATCAGGGAGCTTTTGGAGTTGACAAAGCAATCTATGACGCTAATGGAAACCTTATAAGTCACGGTAAAAAAACAAGAACTGAAATGGGCTTTTTAGTAACTAATCAGTACAAAAAAGAGATTTTCAAAAACATTATGCTCGACCACCGCCTGGTACTTTACACCGATTACATTAAAAATTTCGGAAACATAGACATAGATTGGCAAGTGCAGATGAACATGATCGTCAATTCACATGTCCGAGCCAATATTTCCACGAACCTGATTTATGACGACGATATCAAATCAAAAGATGAAGTTGACGGCGCAGTAGTAACGCGAGGACCAAAGGTTCAGTTAAAACAAATATTAGGCTTAGGACTAAGTTATTCTTTTTAAGCTAAAAATCTTACATTTACATTTTTAGTTTAAATTCCTCAACTGTTGAATTAAAATAACATACAAACCCGAAACACGAACACAACAACAAATGAAATCTATTATTGACCAACTCAAGGAGAGTATAAGGTCAAATCCTTCCGTTGTATACAGTCTATCGGGAGCAATCTAAACTGGAGCAGAACGCAATGCATAGTTCTTTCAAAAATCATTTCCAATCGCGCTGACAAAAGCAAACTCCCTGAAAAATTCCAAAAAGAGCAAAACAAGCCTGACCATTTCCAGCATAACTCTACAACGAATTTTCAATGATCCCTATATGGAAAAAGTAAATCCCGATTTGAGATTTCTTAAAACATTGGACAAACTCGCCGTCCTTCTAGGACATCCTTCCCTAAACGATTTTTTTTCCCATCAATAAAATAAAGAAACAAACTTAAAAGCAGATCAAAACAAGCCTTTTTCAGAAGAATTTGAAAGATTGGCACTCAACTCTACGAAGAGGGATTTAAATGCATCCAAAAGCCTCCAAACGTTGAATTAGCCAACCTGAAGAATTACTTGTTTGCCGACAGTCCTTTGATAAAAAGGATTAGCGATGCACTCCAGAGATATTTGGCTCTAAACTTTAAGATCAATACCATTGACAACCGTTCCAACTTCGAAGTATATGATTTTAAAATAAACAAACCTATTTCATAAAGAAAAAAGATGGTGTCTGGAAAATATGGAACAATC encodes the following:
- a CDS encoding 1-deoxy-D-xylulose-5-phosphate synthase, yielding MSDNLLQNIHNPTDLRKLSPEQLPSLAKELREFIIDIVSRKEGHLGASLGVIELTIALHYVFNTPEDLLVWDVGHQAYGHKILTERRDVFHTNRQLHGISGFPKRSESIYDTFGVGHSSTSISAALGMALASNLKGETEKQHIAVIGDASIASGMAFEGLNHAGVTDANLLVILNDNAIGIDPSVGALKDYLTSVKEGKNPKANNIIKSLNFDYSGPIDGHDFNALLKELNRLKHKKGPKFLHIITTKGKGMQLAEEDQVKYHAPGKFNKETGEILPKSEDNLPPKFQDVFGHTLVELAQQNEKIIGITPAMPTGSSMKFMMDAFPDRAIDVGIAEQHAVTLAAGMATQGMIVFCNIYSTFMQRAYDQLIHDVALQNLPVIFCLDRAGLVGEDGATHHGAYDTAYLNCIPNMILSVPKDELELRNIMYTAQLGLEHPIAIRYPRGRGIILDWKQPFEKVEIGKAKQLRKGSDTAILSTGFVGNNVAAALENTKNSELYSHYHFPFVKPLDNETLKTICETHKHIITVEEGTVIGGFGSMVASFCTENNYSISVKKLGIPDIFIEQGTILEQQQICGIDVNSLETIFSSR
- a CDS encoding DUF3078 domain-containing protein, which encodes MNTLKTYLLGLICIVAFQQSFAQNVIRTAVPDTIKRWESKNDLGLDLTQIAFVNWSAGGENAISGILKGAFIRKYKKGRFIWHNELIARYGLNKQDGIEARKTDDVIQFNSTAGFKTDSISNWYYSAKFNFNTQFTNGYAYPNTDLAISKPFAPAYIFLGLGTEYFKKEGENGLRIYISPLTFKTTLVLDDRLADQGAFGVDKAIYDANGNLISHGKKTRTEMGFLVTNQYKKEIFKNIMLDHRLVLYTDYIKNFGNIDIDWQVQMNMIVNSHVRANISTNLIYDDDIKSKDEVDGAVVTRGPKVQLKQILGLGLSYSF